Proteins encoded by one window of Salmonirosea aquatica:
- a CDS encoding alginate lyase family protein — protein MPASSNSFSQKIVLAVLIFMQAALSIRAGVPKQPFFDYSEKGSDSPTTLLLSRLNLNAPGLEKVKASAESNPAQAVAHLLTYYRNRTSVKHPADASGSGYDEQATPKDMQVANDALKHVFVGQPAYPSHFCGEDIHWANNPYPDKEWVWQLNRMSFWDAMGKVYRQTGDEKYAREWCAQFVDWTRKNPRDDQHAYAWRSIEAGIRGYRWTGLFHSFLDSPAFAPEVLVAFLNSCYDHSAFLMTQYRKGSNWALMEAEGMAFIALTFPEFQDSEKWSDEAIGRLNKEITNQVYPDGHQRELAFGYHMGCIGWFMRTYELAQLNGRQDAFPASYIRRIEKMCEVPLKLAFPDGSTPQFGDSWSGQPGQHYHQLKEWAKLFDRPDFLYAATEGQQGTPPDSTAYALPYSGLYSLRSSWDPAAISLVLKCGPDGGGHCQPDNGTFELYAGGRHLMPDAGSFIYSGDPEGRAWFRQTKVHQTLTLNGANSAYAPKLLLWQPGQNLDVLVVENQSYPTLAHRRAVLFVDKKYFVIVDEAIGEGTGDVDLHFQLAPGKALFTPDQQQVRTDLGEGWNVLVQTMPQPGLTLQEEEGQVSFVYTKKEPRPAFRYRLPKTAQESGTRFVTVVAPFNAAPPVVSARILGQPAVGTSRMELEVIVGGIAKRLSYQLPH, from the coding sequence ATGCCTGCTTCTTCCAACAGCTTTTCCCAGAAAATCGTACTAGCGGTTCTGATATTCATGCAGGCTGCCCTGAGTATCCGGGCAGGTGTGCCGAAGCAGCCTTTTTTTGACTATTCAGAAAAAGGGAGTGACTCCCCTACTACCCTTCTCCTCTCACGGCTGAACCTGAACGCCCCTGGCCTTGAGAAAGTCAAAGCCTCGGCAGAAAGTAATCCCGCCCAGGCCGTGGCTCATCTACTCACCTACTATCGCAACCGTACTTCCGTAAAACACCCGGCCGACGCTTCGGGCTCAGGTTATGACGAGCAGGCTACCCCAAAAGACATGCAGGTAGCCAACGACGCCCTGAAGCATGTGTTCGTGGGGCAGCCCGCCTATCCGTCGCATTTTTGTGGGGAAGACATCCATTGGGCCAACAACCCCTACCCCGACAAGGAATGGGTGTGGCAGTTGAACCGCATGAGTTTCTGGGACGCCATGGGGAAAGTCTACCGGCAGACGGGCGACGAAAAGTACGCCAGGGAATGGTGCGCCCAGTTCGTGGACTGGACCAGAAAAAATCCGCGCGACGACCAGCACGCCTACGCCTGGCGTTCCATCGAAGCGGGTATCCGGGGCTACCGCTGGACGGGACTGTTCCATTCTTTTCTCGACTCACCTGCTTTTGCGCCTGAGGTATTGGTTGCGTTTCTCAATAGCTGTTATGACCACTCGGCTTTTCTGATGACCCAATACCGGAAAGGCAGCAACTGGGCCCTGATGGAAGCCGAGGGCATGGCCTTCATCGCGCTAACATTTCCGGAATTTCAGGATTCAGAAAAATGGAGCGATGAGGCCATTGGGCGGTTGAACAAAGAAATCACCAACCAGGTGTACCCCGACGGCCACCAGCGCGAACTCGCCTTCGGCTACCACATGGGCTGCATCGGCTGGTTTATGCGGACCTACGAGCTGGCGCAGCTGAATGGCCGTCAGGATGCTTTTCCGGCCTCCTACATCCGACGGATTGAGAAAATGTGCGAGGTACCCCTGAAACTGGCCTTCCCCGACGGCTCCACACCGCAGTTTGGCGACTCGTGGTCGGGTCAGCCCGGTCAGCACTACCATCAACTAAAAGAATGGGCGAAGCTGTTCGACCGCCCCGATTTCCTGTACGCCGCCACCGAAGGGCAGCAGGGTACCCCACCTGACTCCACGGCCTACGCCTTGCCGTACAGCGGGCTGTATTCCCTGCGGAGTAGCTGGGACCCGGCGGCCATCAGCCTGGTCCTGAAATGCGGGCCTGATGGCGGCGGCCACTGCCAGCCCGACAATGGTACCTTTGAGCTTTACGCGGGTGGACGCCACCTGATGCCCGACGCGGGCAGCTTCATTTACAGCGGTGATCCAGAAGGCCGGGCGTGGTTCCGGCAAACCAAAGTCCACCAAACCCTCACGCTAAACGGCGCCAACTCGGCCTATGCCCCCAAGCTGCTCCTCTGGCAACCGGGGCAGAATCTGGATGTACTGGTGGTGGAAAATCAAAGCTACCCTACCCTGGCGCACCGGCGGGCGGTGTTGTTTGTCGATAAGAAGTATTTTGTGATCGTCGACGAAGCGATTGGCGAAGGTACCGGCGACGTGGATCTTCATTTTCAGCTCGCGCCGGGAAAGGCCCTTTTTACGCCCGATCAACAACAGGTACGTACCGATTTGGGCGAAGGCTGGAACGTGCTGGTGCAAACCATGCCGCAGCCGGGCCTCACGCTGCAAGAAGAGGAAGGACAGGTCTCGTTTGTCTATACCAAAAAGGAACCCCGCCCTGCCTTCCGGTACCGGCTACCTAAAACCGCCCAAGAATCAGGTACCCGTTTCGTAACGGTCGTGGCTCCTTTCAATGCCGCGCCGCCAGTGGTCAGTGCCCGCATTCTGGGACAACCCGCCGTGGGTACCTCGCGGATGGAGCTGGAGGTAATTGTGGGCGGGATAGCGAAGCGGCTTTCGTACCAGCTACCTCATTAA
- a CDS encoding NB-ARC domain-containing protein, translating to MARITEIRLTLAAFLYGIEIDIKNVLKRYVTPFQEDVGFFKDSELESKIIDRFKKDNPGVDYKNNIDDVLDFVDFFDSFNILKKNDVFLPKKTSEYLSQIFGELSDLTPIRNRVMHTRPLLGGDFSTVYDFVQKLKSNLPIDWKYAIETRELIDKDPTYLLTLRLPTIVTYGTPSKVTHNLPAPDFDDTGFIGRTKDVDEIKKLIFSNKVVSILGDGGIGKTALAVKVAYDLVDMGDKCPFELIIWTSAKTTMLTSKGIEDIYTAITDYTGLISVISDSLDKSITINKFDAVIEYLELFKTLIIIDNLETIQSEEVRNFIRNAQTKCNIVITSRIGLGELEYPRTLSGLTENECAKLIREIARIRNSDILMKLPQSTLIDIASKLYYNPLALKWFVSTVETGISPQEVLNNKDNLLNFCLTNVYEKLSEGAISVLNSIRASRRKLSSAEILYLSDYETLDARKYLIELFKTTLISREIVDATNIEEVYYYIPDFAKEYLSQKHPVDQAYVKRITSKSRELTSGIQEIKKINNYNEFSINALACETPNQRIAAKLLSEALSFSKANNYTKAFQKVTEAKNVDPNYYEVYRVSAFMKATNGDTLSAEDDYILGLEIAPENPRLLYFYAQFLLFHLEDTEKALECAEKVFKLKPDHPNSSFLFARCYNVMKEFNKAIQIIKNLISDKELDPLNLRVAYTELLSLYNHSGQSYLKIENDIDNGVGHFKKAFDVFHICVKKEIVDIKMIKNFCEALYIFMQMLPSTEIEKNHLYIKTIIEKNKNQISLIYLNRKVVLKFSEKFDDDSLNYLLDSQIEEGTKIGNIMKGSNDSFVFIDSENERYFAHCTDFSEIKNTNELKKVKNGQLVSFEEGHNNKGICAKNVKIISS from the coding sequence ATGGCAAGAATAACTGAAATAAGATTAACACTCGCAGCATTCCTTTATGGAATAGAAATAGACATAAAAAACGTTCTTAAAAGATATGTAACACCCTTTCAAGAGGACGTAGGATTTTTTAAAGACTCCGAACTTGAATCAAAAATAATCGACCGATTTAAAAAGGATAACCCAGGCGTTGACTATAAAAATAACATTGATGATGTTTTAGATTTTGTTGATTTTTTTGATTCGTTTAATATTCTAAAGAAAAACGATGTTTTTTTGCCAAAAAAAACATCTGAATATTTGTCACAAATATTTGGAGAACTTAGCGATTTAACTCCAATTAGAAATCGAGTAATGCATACAAGACCATTGTTAGGTGGAGACTTTTCAACAGTATATGACTTTGTGCAAAAGCTAAAAAGTAATTTGCCAATCGATTGGAAGTATGCAATTGAAACCAGAGAATTAATCGATAAAGATCCAACATATTTGCTTACTCTGCGCCTTCCTACCATTGTAACTTACGGGACACCTAGTAAAGTAACGCATAATTTGCCGGCTCCAGATTTTGACGATACGGGTTTTATTGGTCGCACAAAAGATGTAGATGAGATTAAAAAATTAATATTTTCAAATAAAGTAGTTAGTATTTTAGGAGATGGAGGTATTGGAAAAACAGCGTTAGCAGTAAAAGTGGCTTATGACTTAGTTGATATGGGAGATAAGTGTCCATTTGAACTTATCATTTGGACTTCTGCTAAAACAACTATGCTGACATCAAAAGGTATTGAAGATATTTATACAGCAATAACTGACTATACCGGACTAATTTCTGTAATATCAGATTCATTAGACAAATCTATAACAATCAATAAATTTGATGCAGTTATTGAATACTTAGAATTATTTAAAACTTTAATAATCATTGATAATTTAGAAACTATACAAAGTGAAGAAGTGCGAAATTTTATTCGAAATGCTCAAACAAAATGCAACATAGTTATTACGTCAAGGATAGGTTTAGGTGAATTGGAATACCCAAGAACTTTAAGCGGTTTAACAGAAAATGAATGTGCGAAACTAATTAGAGAAATAGCACGAATAAGGAATAGTGATATTTTAATGAAACTACCACAAAGCACATTAATTGACATAGCTTCTAAATTATATTACAATCCCTTGGCTTTAAAATGGTTCGTAAGTACAGTTGAAACAGGAATCTCACCACAAGAAGTATTGAACAACAAGGATAATTTATTGAATTTTTGTTTGACTAATGTTTATGAAAAATTAAGTGAGGGCGCAATTTCTGTTCTAAATTCAATAAGAGCATCTAGAAGAAAACTTAGTAGTGCGGAGATACTGTATCTTTCAGATTATGAAACATTAGATGCACGAAAATATTTAATTGAATTATTTAAAACTACTTTAATTAGCAGAGAGATAGTAGATGCGACGAATATTGAAGAAGTCTACTACTATATTCCAGATTTTGCCAAAGAATATTTATCACAAAAACACCCTGTTGACCAAGCATATGTAAAAAGAATAACATCAAAATCACGTGAGTTAACTTCGGGCATTCAAGAAATTAAAAAGATAAATAACTATAATGAGTTCTCAATAAATGCTTTGGCTTGCGAGACCCCCAATCAAAGAATTGCAGCAAAATTACTATCAGAAGCTTTAAGTTTTTCGAAAGCTAATAATTATACTAAAGCCTTTCAAAAAGTTACCGAAGCTAAAAATGTAGACCCTAATTATTATGAAGTATATAGGGTAAGTGCTTTTATGAAAGCAACTAATGGCGATACGCTAAGTGCAGAAGATGATTATATCTTAGGTTTAGAAATCGCTCCCGAAAATCCAAGATTACTATACTTTTATGCACAATTTTTACTTTTCCATCTTGAGGACACAGAAAAAGCTTTAGAATGTGCTGAAAAAGTTTTTAAATTAAAACCAGACCATCCAAATTCTTCATTTCTATTTGCACGTTGTTACAATGTGATGAAAGAATTTAATAAGGCAATACAAATCATAAAAAACTTAATTTCCGATAAAGAATTAGATCCTTTAAATCTAAGAGTTGCATATACAGAGCTTCTTAGTTTATACAATCATAGTGGGCAAAGCTATTTGAAAATAGAAAATGATATTGATAATGGAGTAGGCCATTTTAAAAAAGCTTTTGATGTTTTTCACATTTGTGTAAAGAAGGAAATTGTAGACATTAAAATGATAAAGAATTTCTGTGAAGCCCTTTATATATTTATGCAAATGTTACCTTCAACAGAAATTGAAAAGAACCATTTATATATAAAAACAATAATTGAAAAAAATAAAAATCAAATAAGCTTAATATACCTTAATAGAAAAGTTGTTTTAAAATTTTCCGAAAAATTTGATGATGATTCTCTAAACTACTTACTGGATAGCCAAATTGAAGAGGGTACTAAAATTGGAAATATAATGAAAGGCTCGAATGACTCATTTGTATTCATTGATTCGGAAAACGAAAGATATTTTGCTCATTGCA
- a CDS encoding TlpA family protein disulfide reductase encodes MTKRRFSYKDIPGWVVMLVIFGVLYATGLHTEAIGQVQRLILVTGIKNADVPDSESRGSEATSGPLGASFELAGLDGKRVPFGSLRGKVVFMNVWATWCPPCLAEMPGIQKLYDSVDTSRIAFVMLSVDEAGREKVKKFIDRKGYTFPVYTPLTGIPPAFQSSAIPTTFILSPEGTLVARQEGMANYNTRKMREFLGSLTAR; translated from the coding sequence ATGACGAAGCGACGGTTTTCCTATAAAGATATACCTGGTTGGGTGGTGATGCTGGTGATCTTCGGGGTACTCTACGCCACCGGATTGCATACGGAGGCCATCGGGCAGGTACAACGGCTCATACTGGTTACAGGCATTAAAAATGCGGACGTACCTGATTCCGAATCGCGCGGAAGTGAGGCGACATCGGGCCCGCTGGGCGCAAGCTTTGAATTAGCCGGTTTGGATGGTAAAAGGGTACCTTTTGGAAGTCTGCGGGGCAAGGTCGTCTTTATGAATGTATGGGCTACCTGGTGCCCGCCCTGCCTCGCCGAGATGCCCGGCATCCAGAAATTGTATGATTCCGTGGATACCAGCCGGATCGCTTTCGTCATGCTGTCGGTCGATGAAGCAGGACGGGAGAAAGTCAAGAAATTTATCGATCGGAAGGGGTACACCTTTCCGGTGTACACGCCGCTGACTGGAATTCCCCCGGCGTTTCAGTCCAGCGCGATTCCTACCACGTTTATTCTATCGCCCGAAGGTACCCTGGTGGCGCGGCAGGAGGGCATGGCCAACTACAATACCAGGAAAATGCGGGAGTTTTTGGGGAGCCTGACGGCCCGATAA
- a CDS encoding YgaP-like transmembrane domain, whose amino-acid sequence MKKDAYSPILRHQKMNVGTTERIISAFGGGFLLLDALARRKASPIEALVGGYMLFRSATGYCPLHTALEANTAQEHSDNINIRVDLKVNRVRQEVYDFWRKLENLSLFMRHIQSVTELDATTSVWKAAGPGGIGTLKWKAEIVKDEPGRLLGWRSLPGAPIVNAGKVEFSDLGENCTLLHVVISYKAPMGVPGKEISRLLNPMFKDMVMQDILNFKNYVERGEVVW is encoded by the coding sequence ATGAAAAAAGATGCTTATAGTCCCATCCTGCGCCACCAGAAAATGAACGTCGGCACCACGGAACGAATCATTTCGGCCTTTGGCGGCGGTTTCTTGCTATTAGATGCCCTGGCCCGCCGGAAAGCCAGTCCGATCGAAGCGCTGGTGGGCGGGTACATGCTCTTCCGTTCGGCTACGGGTTACTGTCCGCTGCATACCGCCCTTGAGGCAAATACCGCCCAGGAACATAGTGACAATATCAACATCCGGGTAGATCTGAAAGTGAACCGGGTACGGCAGGAAGTATACGATTTCTGGCGGAAACTGGAGAACCTGTCGCTCTTCATGCGCCATATCCAATCCGTGACCGAACTGGACGCCACTACCTCGGTCTGGAAGGCGGCCGGACCGGGCGGTATAGGTACCCTGAAATGGAAAGCCGAGATCGTCAAAGATGAGCCCGGACGCCTGCTGGGTTGGCGGTCGCTGCCGGGTGCGCCCATTGTGAACGCCGGAAAGGTGGAATTTTCGGATCTGGGTGAGAATTGTACCCTCCTGCACGTGGTCATCAGCTACAAGGCTCCGATGGGGGTACCTGGCAAGGAAATTTCCCGTCTGCTCAATCCCATGTTTAAGGATATGGTGATGCAGGATATCCTGAACTTCAAGAATTACGTGGAGCGCGGCGAGGTGGTTTGGTAG
- a CDS encoding OsmC family protein encodes MKISAHITSSLHQHEATVQTNDSAKELQIPAKSTGYGSSVNGGELLMLALATCFCNDIYREAAKRRMVVTGVEVSVSGEFGAEGEPGTNFSYQASVASDASPAEIEDLIRHTDQVAEIQNTLRKGLAITLTNTSDPT; translated from the coding sequence ATGAAAATTTCCGCTCATATTACCAGCAGCCTCCACCAGCATGAGGCTACCGTCCAAACCAACGACTCGGCCAAAGAACTGCAAATCCCGGCGAAATCCACGGGCTACGGCTCGTCGGTGAATGGCGGCGAACTCTTGATGTTGGCGCTGGCGACCTGCTTTTGTAATGATATTTACCGCGAAGCCGCTAAACGCAGGATGGTGGTAACGGGCGTGGAGGTCAGCGTGAGCGGTGAATTCGGAGCCGAGGGCGAACCGGGTACGAATTTTAGTTACCAGGCTTCTGTCGCATCCGACGCTTCTCCGGCTGAAATCGAAGACTTGATCCGTCACACAGACCAGGTAGCTGAGATTCAAAACACCTTGCGGAAAGGACTCGCCATCACATTGACCAACACAAGTGATCCTACCTAA
- a CDS encoding NAD-dependent epimerase/dehydratase family protein — MKVIVTGATGMVGEGVMHVCLNHPDVEKVLVINRRPDGVKHPKLTEIIHQDFFDLSAIESQLVGYDACFFCLGVSSVGMKAPEYYRLTYTLTMHVAETLSHLNTNMTFAYVSGAGTDGSEQGRSMWARVKGKTENDLRKLPFKKAYAFRPGFIKPLEGMKHVNQYYKYINWLFPVGRKLFPNGFCTNQEIGLAMIYTAKNIVAQDVIEGRDIIALAAKEEPSAYQTTSPRST, encoded by the coding sequence ATGAAAGTAATCGTAACGGGTGCCACGGGCATGGTGGGTGAAGGCGTGATGCACGTCTGCCTGAATCACCCTGATGTTGAAAAGGTACTGGTTATCAACCGCCGCCCCGACGGGGTGAAGCATCCGAAACTTACCGAAATCATCCACCAGGATTTCTTTGATTTATCGGCCATCGAAAGCCAGCTGGTAGGCTACGATGCCTGTTTTTTCTGCCTCGGCGTGTCGTCGGTAGGCATGAAAGCACCCGAATACTACCGCCTCACCTACACGCTGACAATGCACGTGGCCGAAACGCTGAGCCACCTGAATACAAACATGACCTTCGCGTACGTGTCGGGTGCGGGTACCGATGGCAGCGAGCAAGGCCGCAGCATGTGGGCGCGGGTGAAGGGCAAAACCGAGAACGATTTGCGGAAGCTGCCCTTCAAAAAAGCGTATGCTTTTCGCCCCGGCTTCATCAAGCCCCTCGAAGGGATGAAGCACGTCAATCAATACTATAAGTACATCAACTGGCTTTTTCCGGTCGGGCGGAAGCTTTTTCCCAACGGATTCTGTACAAATCAAGAAATCGGACTGGCGATGATCTATACAGCCAAAAATATCGTGGCTCAGGATGTAATCGAAGGCCGTGACATCATCGCACTGGCGGCGAAGGAAGAACCCTCAGCCTACCAAACCACCTCGCCGCGCTCCACGTAA
- a CDS encoding DUF433 domain-containing protein, whose amino-acid sequence MNWQEYIHSDPKIVGGKPVIKGTRLSVEFILERLADGWTEQMLLESYPRLTSESLRAVYAYLLEMAKDGLLYHSPASFRQAS is encoded by the coding sequence ATGAACTGGCAAGAATACATTCATTCTGACCCTAAGATAGTAGGTGGAAAGCCCGTTATCAAAGGAACGCGTCTTTCCGTCGAATTTATTCTGGAACGCCTAGCCGATGGCTGGACCGAACAGATGCTTCTGGAAAGTTACCCCCGTCTTACTTCAGAATCACTTCGAGCGGTGTATGCCTATCTATTAGAAATGGCCAAAGATGGCCTTCTCTACCATTCACCCGCTTCGTTTAGGCAAGCTTCATGA
- a CDS encoding GNAT family N-acetyltransferase: MEITYRHDKTPTPEQVIELYNNAGLPRPTHDPERIAKMYEHSNLIVTAWDGETLVGVARCITDWAWSCYLADLAIRSDYQKAGIGKKLIELTKEKVGDQSMVLLLSVPTALDYYPKVGFTKQESSFIINRKE, encoded by the coding sequence ATGGAAATTACCTACCGGCACGATAAAACCCCAACGCCCGAGCAAGTCATCGAACTGTACAACAATGCCGGGCTACCGCGTCCGACCCACGACCCGGAGCGGATTGCCAAAATGTACGAGCATTCCAACCTGATCGTTACGGCCTGGGATGGGGAAACGCTTGTCGGGGTAGCCCGTTGCATCACCGATTGGGCGTGGAGTTGCTACCTGGCCGACCTGGCCATCCGAAGCGATTACCAAAAAGCGGGAATTGGTAAAAAACTGATCGAACTCACCAAAGAAAAGGTCGGCGACCAGTCGATGGTATTACTGCTCTCCGTACCAACGGCTCTGGACTATTATCCCAAAGTAGGCTTCACGAAGCAGGAAAGTAGTTTTATTATCAATCGGAAGGAGTAG
- a CDS encoding MFS transporter codes for MQKALAPARWYRLIPIAFITYSLAYLDRANFGFGAAGGMATDLGITPAMSSLLGSLFFLGYFFFQVPGAIYAEKRSAKKLIFWSLILWGGLAMATGIISNINGLIVIRFMLGVVESAVMPAMLLFLSRWFTKSERSRANTFLILGNPVTILWMSVLSGYLVNAVGWRWMFIWEGVPAIIWAFFWWKLVQDKPQEANWLDATEKRNLEAELQREQQGIKPVKNYLAAFRSRIVILLSLQYALWSIGVYGFVMWLPSMLNAAPDMDIVKTGWLSAVPYLLAIIGMLAASYFSDKTLNRKIFVWPFLLIGAVAFYGSYLLGTNHFWLSFTLLVVAGGAMYAPYGPFFAIIPEVLPKNVAGGAMALINSFGALGSFVGSYIVGYLNGTTGGFGASYLFMAGSLLLSAVITLVALKPIRSPIQPTPILAKPE; via the coding sequence ATGCAAAAAGCCCTTGCTCCGGCGCGCTGGTATCGCCTGATCCCCATTGCCTTCATTACGTACAGCCTCGCCTACCTCGACCGCGCCAATTTTGGTTTCGGTGCTGCCGGAGGCATGGCTACTGACTTGGGCATCACACCGGCGATGTCCTCGTTGCTGGGGTCGTTGTTTTTCCTGGGGTACTTTTTCTTTCAGGTACCTGGGGCTATTTACGCCGAAAAGCGGAGTGCCAAAAAACTCATTTTCTGGTCGCTGATCCTGTGGGGCGGGCTGGCGATGGCTACCGGCATTATCAGCAATATCAACGGACTGATCGTCATTCGTTTCATGCTGGGGGTAGTAGAAAGTGCCGTCATGCCCGCCATGCTACTTTTCCTGAGCCGATGGTTTACCAAATCCGAGCGCTCGCGGGCCAATACCTTCCTGATTCTGGGCAATCCCGTCACAATTCTGTGGATGTCGGTGCTGTCGGGCTACCTGGTCAATGCCGTGGGCTGGCGGTGGATGTTCATCTGGGAAGGCGTGCCGGCGATCATCTGGGCCTTTTTCTGGTGGAAACTGGTACAGGACAAACCCCAGGAAGCCAACTGGCTCGACGCGACCGAAAAGCGTAACCTGGAAGCGGAACTGCAACGCGAGCAGCAAGGCATCAAGCCCGTAAAAAACTACCTTGCGGCCTTCCGTTCCCGCATCGTCATTCTGCTCAGTTTGCAATATGCGCTGTGGAGCATCGGGGTCTATGGCTTCGTGATGTGGCTACCCTCCATGCTCAACGCCGCGCCCGACATGGACATCGTCAAGACCGGCTGGCTGTCGGCGGTACCCTACCTGCTAGCGATCATCGGAATGCTGGCCGCTTCGTATTTTTCGGATAAAACCCTGAATCGTAAAATTTTTGTTTGGCCCTTTCTTTTGATCGGGGCCGTGGCATTTTATGGTTCCTACCTGCTGGGTACCAATCATTTCTGGCTGTCGTTTACGCTGTTGGTTGTGGCGGGCGGTGCCATGTATGCGCCCTACGGGCCATTTTTTGCCATTATCCCCGAGGTACTCCCCAAAAACGTGGCGGGTGGGGCTATGGCGCTGATCAATAGTTTCGGGGCGTTGGGCTCGTTCGTGGGGTCGTACATTGTGGGGTACCTCAATGGTACCACGGGCGGCTTCGGGGCTTCTTATCTTTTTATGGCGGGGTCGTTGTTGCTCTCGGCGGTCATTACGCTGGTGGCTTTGAAGCCTATCCGTTCTCCGATTCAACCTACCCCCATTCTGGCCAAACCGGAATGA
- a CDS encoding MBL fold metallo-hydrolase, with protein MKIKQFEDKDLAHYAYAILSECEQKIILIDPARDPKPYYDYAEENNAKIVGVIETHPHADFVSSHLEIHEHTGATIYAHSLTQAGYPHKAFDEGAELTVGKIKLKALHTPGHSPDSISVVLEHDGRDKAVFTGDTLFVGDVGRPDLRENAGNSQPKREELARQMYHSTRDKLMKLDSSVVVYPAHGAGTLCGKNLGDASSSTIGEEIATNSALQPMSEEEFVNMIVEDQPFVPRYFGYDVALNEKGAPNYRTSVEAVKRLPLNHHPTDNALVIDGRKENIFKKGHYRGALNIQEGAKFETWLGSIVAPEEPYYLVADQEESLENLIAKAAKIGYELFIKGTFVLTEAEKVTSPKLDRKDFEANPEHYTIVDVRNASEVEKQAYFEHAINIPLPELRERAAEVPREKPVVVHCASGYRSAIGSSLLEAALPGTPVIDLGEAVKDFMPQTA; from the coding sequence ATGAAAATCAAACAATTTGAAGATAAAGACCTGGCTCATTATGCCTACGCCATCCTGAGTGAGTGTGAGCAGAAAATTATCCTGATCGATCCGGCGCGCGATCCGAAGCCGTACTACGACTACGCCGAGGAAAATAACGCGAAAATTGTGGGCGTGATCGAAACGCATCCCCATGCCGACTTCGTCAGCTCGCACCTGGAAATTCATGAGCATACCGGCGCGACCATTTACGCCCACAGTTTGACCCAGGCCGGCTACCCCCACAAAGCTTTCGACGAAGGAGCTGAATTGACGGTAGGTAAAATAAAACTGAAAGCACTGCATACGCCGGGCCACTCGCCCGACAGCATCAGCGTGGTACTCGAACACGACGGCCGCGACAAAGCCGTTTTCACGGGCGATACGCTTTTTGTAGGTGATGTCGGCCGTCCCGACCTGCGCGAGAATGCGGGCAACAGCCAACCCAAACGGGAGGAACTGGCCCGCCAGATGTACCATAGCACCCGCGACAAACTCATGAAACTGGACAGTTCGGTGGTCGTGTACCCGGCTCATGGCGCAGGTACCCTATGCGGCAAAAACCTGGGCGATGCCAGCAGCAGCACCATCGGAGAAGAAATCGCCACGAACAGCGCGCTGCAACCCATGAGCGAGGAAGAATTTGTGAACATGATCGTAGAAGACCAGCCTTTCGTACCCCGGTACTTTGGCTACGATGTGGCCCTGAACGAAAAAGGCGCGCCGAATTACCGGACTTCGGTGGAGGCCGTAAAAAGGCTGCCCCTGAATCACCATCCCACTGATAATGCCCTGGTCATCGACGGGCGCAAGGAGAATATCTTCAAAAAAGGCCATTACCGGGGAGCCTTGAATATTCAGGAGGGGGCGAAGTTTGAAACCTGGCTGGGTAGTATTGTGGCACCGGAAGAACCGTACTACCTGGTGGCCGATCAGGAGGAATCATTGGAAAATCTGATTGCCAAAGCCGCTAAAATTGGCTATGAGCTATTTATCAAAGGTACCTTTGTGCTGACCGAAGCGGAGAAAGTTACTTCACCCAAGCTAGATCGGAAAGACTTTGAAGCAAATCCCGAACACTACACCATCGTGGACGTGCGCAATGCTTCGGAGGTGGAAAAGCAGGCCTACTTTGAACACGCGATCAACATTCCCTTACCCGAACTCCGCGAGCGGGCCGCCGAGGTACCCCGCGAAAAACCCGTAGTGGTACATTGCGCCAGCGGCTACCGCTCGGCGATCGGCAGCAGTTTGCTGGAAGCGGCGCTGCCCGGCACACCAGTGATTGATCTGGGTGAGGCCGTCAAGGACTTTATGCCCCAAACCGCATGA
- a CDS encoding DUF2846 domain-containing protein — MNKLFSITLLPIVALLFAIQPEADTLSNKVPTPAADPATVYFYRGKQFGSALQNFVLKADGKEICRLSVKRYVIYKGQPGKVAFSAVEGGLAIPKKEMLELELEAGKSYYVQCDVKSGLVTTRMEMTEVTESTAKKKMEGLEADNCMSKAQ; from the coding sequence ATGAACAAGCTATTTTCTATTACCCTACTACCCATCGTCGCCCTACTTTTTGCGATTCAGCCAGAAGCTGACACCCTTTCGAACAAGGTACCTACCCCAGCTGCCGATCCCGCCACGGTGTATTTTTACCGGGGCAAGCAGTTTGGCTCGGCTCTACAGAATTTTGTGCTCAAAGCCGATGGCAAGGAAATTTGCCGTCTGAGCGTCAAGCGCTACGTGATTTACAAGGGTCAGCCGGGTAAGGTGGCTTTTAGTGCGGTGGAGGGCGGCCTGGCGATTCCCAAGAAGGAAATGCTCGAACTGGAACTGGAAGCCGGAAAAAGCTACTACGTACAATGTGATGTCAAGTCCGGACTGGTGACCACCCGCATGGAAATGACGGAAGTGACCGAATCTACGGCCAAGAAAAAAATGGAAGGGCTGGAAGCAGATAATTGCATGAGTAAAGCGCAGTAA